The following coding sequences are from one Diabrotica virgifera virgifera chromosome 2, PGI_DIABVI_V3a window:
- the LOC126880824 gene encoding putative uncharacterized protein DDB_G0282133 — translation METRLNKKQKETEERYSEEGIENVDEEISITETTIKESTTEMSTMDRILQMLQIQEENSRRQAEKIKKSIDENSKRQDLGFKQMEQRLEQHKEDVQMYLKQMKHEVEQKTKEISQNLEKHTKKLQNLEKHVEDRDEEIEDRFKKLDKKLLEVKSQHNTGERRQVIIHNGAENKVQFGGDIKKQHPVPFIRMLKNKKQGYEEFEEAKDMIRTHFKDGAALWFESKQNELQDWEEFERKFLRYYWGKEKQMVVNSELQNGKYDEKLGISEEKYALQVYASGQYLNYNYSEEQLVELIARHFDNTMEDYVTLQGYRDMDSLCQFLVVREARRKERRTGRQTENNGNNQTNRTNNYRQSRNENPYRYNGYRDNEGQRYTNNFNQNRYEQNRNGYHQNRFQNSGRNYNNQPYQPNAGRENFNRGNQYNNNNGQGREQNREINSLSFTREGENEQGHQEMDNVEVEINRAGSSFQEGTH, via the coding sequence ATGGAGACAAGactcaacaaaaaacaaaaggaAACAGAAGAACGTTATAGCGAGGAAGGAATAGAAAATGTAGACGAAGAAATTAGTATTACAGAAACAACAATCAAGGAGAGTACCACAGAAATGTCAACAATGGATAGGATATTACAAATGCTACAGATACAGGAAGAAAACAGTAGAAGACAagcagaaaaaataaaaaaaagtatagatgaAAACAGTAAACGACAAGATCTAGGTTTTAAACAAATGGAGCAAAGACTAGAACAGCATAAAGAGGATGTACAAATGTATTTAAAACAGATGAAACATGAAGTAGAGCAGAAAACAAAGGAAATTAGccaaaatttagaaaaacatacCAAGAAACTACAGAATTTGGAGAAACATGTAGAAGATAGAGACGAGGAAATAGAGGATAGATTTAAAAAATTGGATAAGAAACTATTGGAAGTAAAATCACAACATAATACTGGAGAAAGAAGACAAGTAATTATACACAATGGAGCAGAAAATAAGGtccaatttggcggggatataAAGAAACAGCACCCAGTCCCGTTTATTAGgatgcttaaaaataaaaaacaaggaTATGAAGAGTTTGAAGAAGCTAAGGATATGATAAGGACTCATTTTAAGGATGGAGCAGCATTATGGTTCGAGAGTAAGCAAAATGAGTTGCAAGATTGGGAAGAATTTGAAAGaaaatttttgagatattattGGGGAAAAGAGAAACAGATGGTCGTGAATAGTGAACTACAAAATGGAAAATATGATGAGAAACTAGGAATATCCGAAGAGAAATATGCATTGCAAGTATACGCCAGTGGgcaatatttaaattataattattcggaAGAACAGCTAGTTGAATTGATAGCAAGACATTTTGACAATACAATGGAAGACTATGTCACCTTGCAAGGATATAGGGACATGGACAGTTTATGCCAGTTTTTAGTTGTAAGAGAGGCTCGAAGAAAAGAAAGAAGGACCGGTAGACAAACGGAAAACAATGGGAACAACCAAACAAACCGCACAAACAACTACAGACAGTCTCGTAATGAAAATCCTTACCGATACAATGGATATAGGGATAATGAGGGACAAAGATATACAAACAATTTTAATCAAAATAGATATGAACAGAATAGAAATGGATATCATCAAAATAGATTTCAAAACAGTGGGAGAAATTATAACAATCAACCATATCAGCCAAATGCAGGTCGGGAAAATTTTAATAGAGGAAACCAATATAACAACAACAATGGACAAGGAAGAGAACAGAACAGAGAAATAAACAGCCTAAGTTTCACCAGAGAAGGAGAAAATGAACAAGGACACCAAGAAATGGACAATGTGGAAGTAGAAATCAATAGAGCAGGGTCGTCTTTTCAGGAGGGCACTCACTAA